Proteins from a genomic interval of Deltaproteobacteria bacterium:
- a CDS encoding ABC transporter permease, producing the protein MKMFTYEPDNSLKKGYLSVFSEIVEDISANRWLTYQLFKRDFISLYKQSFIGVFWSFIIPLVSVGTFVLLNRSGVFAIGPIDAPYAIYGLLGVALWQLFSAGLVSGGDALVKAGSMIVMINFSKKSLVLASQGRSIVAFIIQFSLVLALCVYYRFAPSLNVVFLPLLLLPLIVLSVGLGFIFSLLNAVVRDVGNALSIVMTFLMFITPVLYPKPASGLLALISTYNPLYYLVSVPRDLMLSGTVREKSGYILAVFLSLAVSCFCIIVFHLTETRVTERV; encoded by the coding sequence GTGAAAATGTTCACGTATGAGCCAGACAACTCTCTGAAAAAGGGCTACCTGTCCGTTTTTTCAGAGATCGTCGAGGATATTTCGGCCAACAGGTGGCTCACCTACCAACTCTTCAAGAGAGATTTCATATCGCTCTACAAGCAGTCTTTCATCGGCGTCTTCTGGAGCTTTATCATCCCACTGGTCAGCGTCGGGACCTTCGTTCTGCTCAACCGTTCAGGGGTTTTCGCCATCGGTCCCATTGATGCTCCCTATGCGATCTACGGCCTCCTCGGCGTTGCCCTGTGGCAGCTTTTTTCGGCGGGCCTCGTTTCGGGGGGTGATGCCCTCGTTAAGGCCGGATCGATGATCGTCATGATAAACTTCTCCAAGAAGTCTCTCGTTCTGGCATCACAGGGACGGTCTATCGTCGCATTTATCATACAGTTTTCCCTCGTTCTCGCTCTCTGCGTTTACTATCGATTTGCTCCCAGCTTGAACGTGGTCTTTCTCCCTCTCCTCCTGCTCCCTCTGATAGTCCTCTCCGTGGGACTCGGCTTCATTTTTTCACTGCTGAACGCGGTTGTCCGGGATGTGGGAAATGCACTATCCATCGTTATGACCTTTCTCATGTTCATAACGCCCGTTCTTTACCCGAAGCCTGCGTCTGGCCTGCTCGCGTTGATCTCAACATATAATCCCCTCTATTACCTGGTGTCAGTTCCCCGGGATTTGATGCTCTCGGGTACTGTTCGGGAAAAGAGCGGTTATATCCTCGCTGTTTTCCTGTCTCTTGCCGTTTCCTGTTTCTGCATCATCGTTTTTCACCTGACGGAAACGAGGGTTACGGAAAGAGTATAA
- a CDS encoding ABC transporter permease subunit, whose product MSVGTIAVNTFRETIRDRILYSLLMFAILLIGLSYFIAELSLGDFERVVINVGLACVHIFGAIIAIFVGITLVSKEVDKKTIYAIVSKPVSRFAFLIGKFSGLSVTIFLTNLAMTSGLILTTFVQSGHIRMEILFVALMIYLELLILTAVAMLFSSFTTTTLSAIFTLSIFFIGHLSPDLKYFGERAETLLGKYLPLAVYYILPNLENFNFKNVAVYGVHLDAGKIGYVFLYFFFYLVLLIFISNFIFSKRDFK is encoded by the coding sequence ATGAGCGTCGGGACGATCGCTGTCAATACGTTCAGGGAGACTATCCGGGATCGTATACTTTACAGCCTCCTCATGTTCGCTATCCTTTTGATCGGCCTGTCCTACTTCATCGCCGAGTTGTCCCTGGGAGATTTCGAGCGAGTAGTCATAAATGTGGGCCTTGCATGCGTGCACATTTTTGGGGCGATTATCGCGATCTTCGTCGGTATTACCCTTGTCAGCAAAGAGGTGGATAAAAAAACCATTTACGCTATCGTCTCAAAGCCGGTGTCCCGGTTCGCATTCTTGATCGGTAAGTTCTCGGGGCTTTCCGTCACGATTTTTCTCACGAACCTTGCAATGACCTCTGGCCTCATTTTGACCACATTCGTGCAGAGCGGGCACATCCGTATGGAGATTCTTTTCGTCGCTCTTATGATCTACCTCGAGCTGCTGATCCTAACGGCCGTTGCCATGCTGTTTTCTTCCTTCACAACGACTACTTTGAGTGCCATCTTCACCCTTTCGATATTTTTTATCGGGCACCTGAGCCCTGACCTGAAATATTTTGGCGAGAGGGCGGAGACGCTCCTTGGTAAGTATTTGCCCCTCGCCGTGTATTACATACTTCCGAATCTTGAGAACTTCAACTTCAAGAACGTGGCAGTTTACGGGGTACACCTCGATGCAGGAAAGATAGGCTACGTATTCCTTTACTTCTTCTTTTATCTCGTGCTACTCATTTTCATTTCGAACTTCATTTTTTCGAAAAGGGACTTCAAATAA
- a CDS encoding ATP-binding cassette domain-containing protein, with the protein MEEAIKITGLKKIYRMGFFLKPFVALDGISLSVHTNELYGFLGPNGAGKTTTIKILNSIIYPTEGEVRIFDEPLGNVQQKKRIGFLPEHPYFYEYLTAWEILMFCGNLFGLKKGERERRAEELLEIVGLKDAIHLQLRKFSKGMLQRIGMAQALINDPELVILDEPMSGLDPIGRLEIRELIRDLKNRGKTVFFSSHIISDVELLADRVCILHRGRKVAEGRIGDLLGREAIKYYEICVEGIERTDELIAALNASFVSHFLRGNVLVFHVPSEVSANRVIDAARDARGNITAIIPVRVNLEELFIEKVGG; encoded by the coding sequence ATGGAAGAGGCTATCAAGATTACGGGACTGAAAAAAATTTACCGAATGGGATTTTTTCTCAAGCCCTTTGTGGCCCTCGATGGGATATCTCTATCCGTGCATACAAACGAACTATACGGGTTCCTGGGTCCGAACGGGGCTGGTAAAACCACGACGATTAAGATTCTCAACTCCATCATATATCCTACAGAAGGAGAGGTGAGGATATTCGATGAGCCACTCGGTAACGTGCAGCAGAAAAAGAGAATAGGGTTTCTGCCGGAGCACCCATATTTTTACGAATACCTCACCGCCTGGGAGATCCTCATGTTCTGCGGGAACCTCTTCGGTTTGAAAAAAGGGGAACGGGAGAGAAGAGCAGAAGAGTTACTGGAGATCGTGGGGTTGAAAGATGCGATTCACCTGCAGCTCCGGAAGTTTTCGAAGGGTATGCTTCAGAGAATAGGGATGGCTCAGGCTCTGATAAACGACCCGGAACTGGTGATTCTCGACGAACCCATGTCCGGTCTCGATCCTATCGGAAGGCTGGAGATCAGGGAGCTGATCCGGGATTTGAAAAATAGAGGGAAAACGGTTTTTTTCAGCTCCCACATAATTTCCGATGTTGAACTCCTTGCCGACAGAGTGTGCATTCTTCACAGAGGGAGAAAGGTTGCAGAGGGCAGGATCGGTGATCTCTTGGGACGAGAGGCCATTAAATACTATGAGATCTGCGTTGAGGGGATCGAGAGAACCGATGAGCTCATCGCTGCATTGAACGCCTCGTTCGTATCACATTTTTTACGGGGGAACGTCCTCGTATTTCACGTTCCCTCTGAAGTGTCGGCAAACAGGGTGATCGACGCGGCACGAGACGCAAGGGGTAACATAACGGCCATCATTCCGGTAAGGGTAAATCTCGAAGAACTCTTCATAGAAAAGGTTGGAGGGTAG